The proteins below are encoded in one region of Gallus gallus isolate bGalGal1 chromosome 12, bGalGal1.mat.broiler.GRCg7b, whole genome shotgun sequence:
- the LOC121106646 gene encoding uncharacterized protein LOC121106646 isoform X1: MLKFQVVEEHGQYMCCVTQPIAVGLAACVCVCTAWVPRQQPSLEQGALSSTAWAAQPPIMDCYLSCIAGAKRGLEISKIHAIMEIHQQHYTVKAKFQVGLLCTDASRLHSYLVYVVCYLYDISPSAGVGKTAALPAVRPVRQAVTERHSGAGSSSCTPCRSAAVPSAEGIPNALRNRCLRCLWPHGASLPSLLPPGAERSSGGAVPRPRRGALCAGSPRLRPAFFPPPPPRSLPGDSARLAAPAAPPPPSKAHAAPGWPAEKFFLYYLQESRGSSRCSSTRAVLKAAAASCQKRGEATEE, from the exons ATGCTGAAATTCCAGGTTGTGGAGGAACACGGGCAGTACATGTGCTGTGTGACACAACCCATCGCCGTGGGCCTCGCggcctgtgtgtgtgtctgcactGCGTGGGTTCCAAGGCAGCAGCCCTCCCTGGAGCAAggagccctgagcagcacagcatgggCAGCCCAG cctCCTATCATGGACTGCTATCTGTCCTGTATAGCAGGAGCAAAGAGAGGCCTCGAGATCTCCAAG ATCCATGCTATAATGGAAATACACCAGCAGCACTACACAGTGAAGGCCAAGTTTCAA GTCGGTCTCCTTTGTACCGATGCCTCCCGGCTCCACTCTTACCTGGTTTACGTGGTCTGCTACCTTTACG acATTTCTCCCTCTGCTGGGGTTGGTAAAACAGCAGCGCTCCCCGCCGTCAGACCTGTAAGGCAGGCGGTCACAGAGCGGCACAgcggggcaggcagcagctcctgcaccccATGCCGCTCCGCCGCTGTTCCTTCGGCGGAGGGCATTCCTAACGCCTTGCGGAATCGGTGCCTCCGCTGTTTATGGCCGCACGGAGCCTCTCTGCCCTCTCTTCTCCCGCCGGGCGCTGAGCGGAGCTCGGGAGGAGCGGTTCCACGGCCGAGGCGGGGCGCGCTGTGCGCCGGGTCCCCGCGGCTCCGTCCGgccttcttcccccccccccccccacgttCGCTCCCCGGGGACAGCGCTCGGCTGGcagcccccgctgcccccccgcccccaagCAAAGCACACGCAGCTCCCGgctggcctgcagaaaagttttttctttattatttacaAGAGAGCCGCGGGAGCTCCCGCTGTTCGTCCACACGCGCGGTACTAAAAGCGGCCGCCGCCTCCTGCCAAAAACGCGGAGAGGCGACCGAGGAATAA
- the LOC112533358 gene encoding coiled-coil domain-containing glutamate-rich protein 1-like, with the protein MLRRAEPAAWSGARRPRWAPARGEGLPGGGCAPLKGEARRGGSRSRWPPGRRGGQPGVWRKLLGSRTHSHLQHSLQLQQRCRAVRRCHRPYRPRVLLSLRPVNLLGRRAPGMRAPRNTNQFLMREKYQLMHLRSDSVGTESGGSDCEMDPLDMDSYLGVLENARGALTGPAEDAPPRPAEPPPAAPLLAQEDSQQYFPSEDDVLESELFMERDFLEFCSRIA; encoded by the coding sequence ATGCTGCGACGCGCGGAGCCGGCGGCCTggagcggagcgcggcggcCCCGCTGGGCGCCCGCCCGCGGAGAGGGGCTGCCGGGCGGCGGCTGTGCGCCGCTGAAGGGCGaggcgcggcggggcggcagCCGCTCGCGGTGGCCCcccgggcggcggggcgggcagcCCGGCGTGTGGCGGAAGCTGCTGGGCAGCCGCACGCACAGCCACCTGCAGCACtccttgcagctgcagcagcgctgcCGCGCCGTCCGCCGCTGCCACCGTCCGTACCGGCCGCGGGTGCTGCTCTCCCTGCGGCCCGTCAACTTGCTGGGCCGGCGGGCGCCGGGCATGCGGGCGCCCCGCAACACCAACCAGTTCCTGATGCGGGAGAAGTACCAGCTGATGCACCTGCGCTCGGACTCGGTGGGCACCGAGAGCGGCGGGTCGGACTGCGAGATGGACCCGCTGGACATGGACTCGTACCTGGGGGTGCTGGAGAACGCCCGCGGGGCGCTCACGGGCCCCGCCGAGGAcgcgccgccccgcccggccgAGCCCCCCCCGGCCGCTCCTCTCCTGGCGCAGGAGGACAGCCAGCAGTACTTCCCTTCCGAGGACGATGTGCTGGAGAGCGAGCTCTTCATGGAGAGGGACTTCCTCGAGTTCTGCAGCCGGATCGCCTGA